Proteins encoded together in one Deltaproteobacteria bacterium window:
- a CDS encoding LTA synthase family protein, whose translation MIKKDAYIAMLWRFTLVMLLYSACRLVFYLVNSELFANMSGAQLHRAFLGGLVFDVSAVGYTNALFLQASLMPLRLRSHPKYQAFMRWAFVIANTIGLFFNIFDIGFYRFTTRRTTASIFKEFGHEQNLGQLAGHIIIDFWPLILLWLAMIAALWLLYRPNARQDSLAPLRDAQYYPASILIWLVTAFLVSIGCRGGMYTRHHRPITNANAGRYVDQPNHMAIVLNTPFSIIRTIRQPALPKVQYFTSEDELNAVFDPVFKAQAGRTPTSPNVVIFILESFGAEHSGWINRDLENGTYKGFTPFLDSLMDQGLAFTNAFANGRKTIDAMPSITASIPFLVEPFILSHYSANHINTLASLLKMQGYNTMFFHGAPNGSMGLESFVHMAGFEKYYGMNEYGNNADYDGTWGIWDEEFFQFFAKTLGDAKQPFFAALFSLSSHHPYKVPERYIGKFRKGPKAVEEVINYTDYALERFFKKAAQMSWYKKTIFVITADHGSAHYRPQYSNLFGRFRVPLVFYTPDGSITGRDEKPAQQIDIMPTIMRYVGSKKDFIAFGHDLLDSKGSRFVSNYSDGTYQLIQDEYVLHWDGKKSTGLFNYLADPLCKNNLLNKQKLIQDNLERLLKGVVQQFNTRMIDDKLTVNNN comes from the coding sequence ATGATTAAAAAAGATGCCTATATTGCCATGCTCTGGCGTTTTACGCTGGTGATGTTGTTATATTCTGCATGTCGCTTGGTGTTTTATCTCGTTAATAGCGAGCTTTTCGCTAACATGAGTGGGGCGCAATTGCACCGAGCTTTCTTGGGTGGCTTGGTATTTGACGTTTCGGCGGTTGGCTATACTAACGCATTATTTCTGCAAGCTAGCTTAATGCCGCTTAGATTACGCAGCCATCCAAAGTATCAAGCTTTTATGCGTTGGGCCTTTGTGATTGCCAACACTATAGGTCTGTTTTTTAATATTTTTGATATTGGTTTTTATCGTTTCACTACTAGACGTACGACCGCTTCAATTTTTAAAGAGTTTGGTCACGAACAAAACCTCGGTCAACTCGCCGGCCATATAATTATTGATTTTTGGCCGTTGATTTTATTGTGGCTCGCCATGATTGCCGCACTTTGGTTGTTATATCGCCCCAATGCTCGCCAAGATTCTTTGGCACCATTGCGAGACGCCCAGTATTATCCGGCATCAATATTAATTTGGTTAGTCACCGCGTTTTTAGTTTCTATTGGTTGCCGCGGTGGTATGTATACGCGCCATCATCGCCCAATCACTAATGCTAATGCTGGCAGGTATGTTGATCAGCCAAATCATATGGCAATAGTATTAAACACACCCTTTTCAATTATACGCACTATAAGACAACCAGCATTGCCTAAAGTGCAATACTTTACTAGCGAAGATGAACTTAATGCTGTTTTTGATCCAGTGTTTAAAGCGCAAGCAGGGCGCACGCCAACCTCGCCTAATGTTGTTATTTTTATATTAGAGAGTTTTGGTGCTGAACATAGCGGCTGGATAAATCGTGATCTTGAAAATGGTACCTATAAAGGCTTCACCCCGTTTTTAGATTCGCTGATGGATCAAGGTTTGGCTTTTACTAACGCATTTGCCAATGGTCGTAAAACCATAGATGCTATGCCCTCGATAACCGCCAGTATTCCATTTTTAGTTGAGCCGTTTATTTTATCACACTATTCAGCTAACCATATTAATACCCTTGCTAGCTTACTAAAAATGCAAGGGTATAATACGATGTTTTTTCATGGTGCTCCTAATGGTTCGATGGGTTTAGAGTCTTTCGTGCATATGGCTGGTTTTGAAAAATATTATGGCATGAATGAATATGGTAACAACGCTGATTATGATGGTACTTGGGGCATTTGGGACGAGGAGTTTTTTCAGTTTTTTGCTAAAACATTAGGTGACGCAAAGCAGCCATTTTTTGCAGCGTTATTTTCGTTATCATCGCATCATCCATATAAGGTCCCTGAGCGTTATATAGGCAAGTTTCGCAAAGGTCCTAAAGCTGTTGAAGAAGTGATCAATTATACTGATTATGCCTTAGAACGGTTTTTTAAAAAGGCTGCCCAAATGTCTTGGTATAAGAAAACAATTTTCGTGATTACTGCTGATCATGGCTCGGCGCACTATCGCCCGCAGTATTCAAATTTATTTGGGCGTTTTCGCGTGCCCTTAGTTTTCTATACCCCAGATGGCAGTATAACCGGGCGTGATGAAAAACCAGCGCAACAAATTGATATTATGCCGACAATCATGCGTTATGTCGGTAGCAAAAAAGATTTTATAGCTTTTGGCCATGATTTGCTTGATAGCAAGGGATCACGCTTTGTGAGCAATTATAGTGATGGTACTTATCAATTAATACAAGATGAATATGTTTTACATTGGGATGGCAAGAAGAGTACTGGGTTATTTAACTATTTAGCAGATCCATTGTGTAAAAATAATCTACTTAATAAGCAAAAATTAATACAAGATAATCTTGAGCGATTATTAAAAGGAGTAGTGCAGCAATTTAATACCCGTATGATAGACGATAAATTAACGGTAAACAATAATTAA
- a CDS encoding O-antigen ligase family protein encodes MHLLDRQSSRMSTASSYIMTNWRYKSNALVPWCLRLAALLLPLSEGITQGALLGALFLSWLAGRLRIGDAKHASLPAYLVTIGLTGWVIMGSVATLINGISVRSSNLNKAILSVGILLGITLVTSIDLREYKRLLVCLIIGSAVTASLGLFQTLLGSFPLEHLLINPERGRMGQLYIPGTDYRAMTGTLRNRTKLSEGLILVIASLSAASLLVIQLRDKIKLRIAFVIVLTTLLFTFTKAATASVIFALMSLIIIKAKPQCRKFYFTTLGLVLIIFTIFAAISSHSLTTTDFLPATDMWTTRRFIWSHALAIIRDHPIIGVGLGAYSKVSPAYFADPNLNYAFTLNTHSQHLTALAETGIIGFCFWITMCLGIGMALQRVWRLPLSGAAQAARHVATFYLIAMAPMSLVHDILYHPVTALLVWACIGIILALATTNNRQIET; translated from the coding sequence ATGCATTTGCTCGATAGACAATCTTCTCGTATGTCTACTGCATCTTCTTATATTATGACGAACTGGCGTTATAAATCTAACGCTTTAGTGCCTTGGTGTCTGCGCCTCGCTGCCTTACTTTTGCCATTATCTGAAGGGATCACTCAAGGTGCTTTATTAGGCGCTTTATTTTTATCTTGGCTAGCGGGCAGATTACGTATTGGTGATGCTAAACATGCTAGTCTTCCTGCATATCTTGTTACTATTGGTCTAACTGGCTGGGTTATAATGGGCTCTGTAGCCACATTAATAAATGGCATTAGCGTACGTAGTTCAAACTTAAATAAAGCTATTTTATCAGTAGGAATATTACTCGGTATCACCTTAGTAACTAGTATTGATTTACGCGAATATAAACGTCTGCTGGTTTGCTTAATTATTGGTTCAGCAGTAACCGCAAGTTTAGGTCTTTTCCAAACATTGCTAGGCTCATTTCCGCTTGAGCATTTACTTATTAATCCTGAGCGGGGACGCATGGGGCAATTATACATCCCTGGTACTGACTATCGTGCTATGACCGGCACTTTACGCAATCGCACCAAACTTTCTGAAGGGCTAATCTTGGTAATTGCAAGTTTATCAGCAGCTAGTTTATTAGTAATTCAATTACGTGATAAAATAAAACTTAGAATTGCCTTTGTTATAGTGTTAACTACCTTACTATTTACTTTCACTAAAGCGGCGACCGCCTCAGTCATTTTTGCGCTTATGTCTTTAATAATTATTAAAGCCAAACCGCAATGTCGTAAATTTTATTTTACTACATTAGGGTTAGTCTTGATTATATTTACAATATTTGCAGCTATTAGTAGCCACTCACTAACAACTACTGATTTTCTACCGGCAACTGATATGTGGACTACCAGGCGATTTATTTGGAGTCATGCTTTAGCAATAATTCGTGATCATCCTATTATAGGCGTTGGTTTAGGTGCATATTCTAAAGTATCACCGGCTTACTTTGCTGATCCAAATTTAAATTATGCCTTTACCCTCAATACTCATTCACAACACTTAACTGCCTTAGCAGAAACGGGGATTATCGGCTTTTGCTTTTGGATAACCATGTGTCTTGGCATCGGTATGGCTTTGCAACGAGTTTGGCGCTTGCCACTTTCCGGAGCTGCGCAAGCCGCGCGTCACGTGGCGACTTTTTATTTAATAGCAATGGCGCCAATGTCTTTAGTTCACGATATATTATATCATCCGGTTACGGCTCTGTTAGTGTGGGCATGTATTGGTATTATATTAGCTTTAGCAACAACGAATAATCGGCAAATTGAGACTTAA